Proteins encoded within one genomic window of Pararhizobium capsulatum DSM 1112:
- a CDS encoding Lrp/AsnC family transcriptional regulator, translated as MFRAELDSIDIRILRALQADGRMTNVELASRVGISAPPCLRRVRRLEEKGIIEGYHAILNGPSLGLDLVAFCMVGLRHQSEANLKSFALATADWPLVRQAWMVSGDSDFLLHCVAENLTTFQDFVIEVLTANEQVDTVRSMLTIRQVKKHGLVEV; from the coding sequence GTGTTTCGCGCCGAACTCGATAGCATTGATATCCGTATCCTGCGCGCGCTGCAGGCCGATGGACGAATGACGAATGTCGAGCTTGCCTCCAGGGTTGGAATATCTGCGCCACCCTGTCTGCGACGTGTTCGACGTCTGGAGGAAAAAGGGATCATCGAAGGCTATCATGCCATTCTCAATGGCCCTTCTCTCGGCCTGGATCTCGTTGCTTTCTGCATGGTGGGGCTGCGTCATCAGTCGGAGGCAAATCTGAAGTCCTTTGCCTTGGCAACGGCCGACTGGCCATTGGTGCGTCAGGCTTGGATGGTATCTGGCGACAGCGATTTTCTGCTCCATTGCGTGGCCGAAAATCTAACGACGTTTCAGGATTTTGTCATCGAGGTGCTGACTGCAAACGAACAGGTGGACACCGTTCGCTCCATGCTCACCATTCGCCAGGTGAAGAAGCACGGTCTTGTTGAAGTCTGA
- a CDS encoding glycosyltransferase family 4 protein yields the protein MTDIRNVEIIAPNFKKRLSGVTSTIVQLVPVQHRQGQKIATLGPGLPENMPRIRFSDLLSLWTPPKGRKDRVWHARRNIEMLPGILMRDVLRMPLKLLFTSAAQRKHSAWTRFLIRRMDAVVATSSRSGSFLDVPHTVINHGIDLQLFHPDMTELCGNATGTRLVGCFGRVRHQKGTDLFVRAMVDLLPRYPQWSAIVCGRVTPEHQAFANDLKRLVEKNGLTDRIKFMGEVDDIKPWYRRLSLYVAPSRNEGFGLTPLEAMASQTAVVASDAGAYAELVNPGKTGLIVPAGDYEALRDAIEIYLKDSRKTEEDGKAALEWTRAFFDISREASALADVYERLLT from the coding sequence TTGACCGATATCCGTAACGTCGAGATCATCGCGCCAAACTTCAAGAAGCGCCTTTCCGGGGTGACATCGACCATCGTGCAACTCGTGCCCGTGCAGCACAGGCAGGGTCAGAAGATCGCCACGTTAGGCCCCGGCCTTCCCGAGAATATGCCACGCATCCGGTTTTCTGACCTCCTTTCCCTATGGACGCCGCCCAAGGGACGGAAGGATCGTGTGTGGCATGCGCGTCGCAACATAGAGATGCTGCCGGGCATCTTGATGCGCGATGTCCTGCGCATGCCACTCAAGCTGCTCTTCACGTCGGCAGCTCAGCGAAAACATTCGGCATGGACCCGCTTTCTCATCCGGCGCATGGACGCGGTGGTCGCCACGTCCTCACGCTCCGGCTCGTTTCTCGACGTGCCTCATACGGTGATAAATCACGGTATCGACCTTCAACTCTTTCACCCCGATATGACCGAACTTTGCGGGAATGCCACCGGCACACGTCTGGTCGGCTGCTTTGGTAGGGTGCGTCACCAAAAGGGCACAGACCTCTTCGTGCGGGCCATGGTCGATCTGCTGCCGCGCTACCCGCAATGGAGCGCGATCGTTTGCGGACGTGTTACGCCCGAACACCAGGCATTCGCAAACGATCTCAAGCGGCTTGTCGAGAAAAATGGTTTAACCGATCGCATCAAGTTCATGGGAGAGGTAGACGACATCAAGCCTTGGTATCGGCGCTTGTCCCTTTATGTCGCACCCTCGCGCAACGAGGGGTTCGGATTGACGCCTCTTGAAGCAATGGCGTCCCAGACAGCCGTCGTTGCTTCCGATGCAGGCGCCTATGCTGAACTCGTCAACCCCGGCAAAACAGGGTTGATCGTACCGGCGGGTGACTATGAGGCGCTACGTGACGCAATTGAAATTTACCTGAAAGATAGTCGCAAAACGGAGGAAGATGGAAAGGCAGCGCTGGAGTGGACGCGCGCATTTTTCGACATCTCCCGCGAAGCCTCCGCCCTGGCTGATGTTTATGAACGCCTTCTGACCTAG
- the greA gene encoding transcription elongation factor GreA, translating to MVEKVPMTQSGFVKLQDELRWRQQEERPRIIEAIAEARAHGDLSENAEYHAAKEAQSHNEGRIGELEDYVARAEVIDLSKMSGTTIKFGATVKLIDEDTEENKTYQIVGDQEADVKQGRISISSPIARALIGKEVGDSIEVVAPGGSKAYEILAINWG from the coding sequence ATGGTCGAAAAAGTGCCGATGACTCAGAGCGGATTCGTCAAGCTGCAGGATGAACTGCGCTGGCGTCAGCAGGAAGAGCGCCCGCGGATCATCGAAGCGATTGCCGAAGCTCGCGCCCATGGCGACCTTTCGGAAAACGCAGAATATCACGCCGCCAAGGAAGCGCAGAGCCACAACGAGGGCCGTATCGGCGAACTCGAGGACTATGTTGCGCGCGCTGAGGTGATCGACCTGTCGAAGATGTCCGGTACCACCATCAAATTTGGCGCGACCGTCAAGCTGATCGACGAAGACACGGAAGAAAACAAGACCTACCAGATCGTCGGTGACCAGGAAGCAGACGTGAAGCAGGGCCGCATCTCCATCTCCTCGCCGATCGCCCGTGCGCTCATTGGCAAGGAAGTCGGCGATTCTATTGAAGTGGTCGCCCCCGGCGGCTCCAAGGCCTACGAAATCCTCGCGATCAACTGGGGCTGA
- a CDS encoding aldo/keto reductase, which translates to MTLQKRKLGSQRLEVSAIGLGCMGMSQSYGPADETESIATLHRAIELGCTFLDTAEVYGPLRNEELLGRALEGQRNEVTLATKFGFVINEGKQQGRDLDSSPANIRRAVEGSLKRLRTDHIDLIYQHRVDPAVPMEDVAGTVSELVQEGKVRFFGLSEAGVANIRKAHAVYPVSAVQSECSLWERNLEADIIPLLRELGIGLVPFSPLGRGFLAGEVKRAEEYPEGDFRKNDPRYQGENYDANVKAAGIVKDIAARRNAKPGQIALAWILGKGEDIVPIPGTKRRRYLEENVAAADIVLSGDEMSELDAALASDRISGARYAPATLAMIDR; encoded by the coding sequence ATGACACTTCAGAAACGAAAACTCGGCTCGCAAAGGCTTGAGGTCTCCGCCATTGGCCTCGGCTGCATGGGCATGAGCCAGTCCTACGGGCCGGCGGACGAAACAGAATCGATCGCCACCCTTCACCGCGCCATCGAACTCGGCTGCACCTTTCTCGATACGGCGGAGGTCTACGGTCCGCTAAGGAACGAGGAGCTTCTCGGCCGCGCGCTCGAAGGACAGCGCAACGAGGTGACGCTCGCGACGAAATTCGGTTTTGTCATCAATGAAGGCAAGCAGCAGGGACGGGATCTGGACAGCTCGCCCGCAAATATCCGGCGTGCGGTTGAGGGATCGCTCAAGCGCCTGCGCACCGATCATATCGATCTCATCTATCAGCACCGGGTCGATCCGGCCGTGCCGATGGAAGATGTCGCCGGCACGGTGAGCGAGCTCGTTCAGGAAGGAAAGGTACGCTTCTTCGGCCTCTCCGAAGCGGGTGTTGCGAATATCCGCAAGGCGCATGCTGTCTATCCGGTTTCCGCCGTGCAGAGCGAGTGTTCGCTCTGGGAGCGCAATCTGGAAGCCGACATCATTCCGCTCTTGCGCGAACTGGGCATCGGTCTCGTGCCGTTCTCGCCGCTTGGTCGCGGTTTCCTGGCGGGCGAGGTCAAGCGGGCGGAGGAGTATCCGGAAGGTGATTTCCGCAAGAATGATCCGCGCTATCAGGGTGAAAATTACGACGCGAATGTCAAGGCGGCCGGGATCGTCAAGGATATTGCCGCCCGCCGTAATGCCAAGCCCGGCCAGATCGCACTCGCCTGGATCCTTGGCAAGGGAGAGGACATCGTGCCGATCCCTGGCACCAAGCGCCGCCGGTATCTGGAGGAAAACGTAGCCGCGGCGGATATCGTCCTGAGCGGCGACGAGATGTCAGAACTCGATGCGGCCCTTGCATCGGATCGGATTTCCGGTGCGCGGTATGCGCCCGCTACCTTGGCGATGATCGATCGGTAG
- a CDS encoding IS5 family transposase has protein sequence MRGSDIQTAGLFSYVSCEARVPASHPLRAIRVIVDEALEVLSPDFEAMYSAIGRPSIPPEKLLRALLLQAFYTIRSERQLMEQMDYNLLFRWFVGLSMDAPIWDVTVFTKNRERLLAGDIAAKFLAALLSQPRVKALLSDEHFSVDGTLIEAWASMKSFKPKDETDGDGDDNNGSGADANKPAKATARNPERDFHGEKRSNATHASTTDPDARLYKKARGQAAKLCHMGHVTLENRNGLVVDATLTHATGTAEREAALDMVGRMDGRHRITLAADKAYDTADFVAALRDIKVTPHVAQNTANRRSAIDGRTTHHPGYAVSQRIRKRIEEVFGWAKTSGGMRKTRHRGKDRVGWMFTLTATAYNLVRLPKLLTTA, from the coding sequence ATGCGGGGCAGTGATATCCAGACGGCGGGTCTGTTTTCTTATGTGAGCTGCGAAGCACGCGTTCCGGCAAGCCATCCGCTGCGGGCAATCCGCGTGATTGTCGACGAGGCACTGGAAGTTCTGTCGCCTGATTTCGAGGCGATGTATTCAGCGATCGGCCGCCCGTCGATCCCGCCGGAGAAGCTTCTGCGCGCCCTGTTGTTGCAGGCTTTCTACACGATCCGCTCGGAGCGCCAGCTCATGGAGCAGATGGACTACAATCTGTTGTTCCGATGGTTCGTCGGCTTGTCGATGGACGCGCCGATCTGGGACGTCACCGTGTTCACCAAGAACCGTGAGCGGCTCCTGGCTGGCGACATCGCCGCCAAGTTCCTGGCCGCATTGCTGAGCCAGCCGCGAGTTAAGGCTCTCTTGTCAGACGAGCACTTCTCGGTGGACGGCACCTTGATCGAAGCCTGGGCCAGCATGAAGAGCTTCAAGCCCAAGGACGAGACTGATGGTGACGGTGATGACAACAACGGCTCCGGCGCTGACGCGAACAAGCCCGCAAAGGCTACGGCACGCAACCCTGAGCGGGATTTCCACGGCGAGAAGCGCAGCAACGCAACTCACGCGTCGACCACCGACCCGGATGCCAGGCTTTACAAGAAGGCCCGTGGGCAGGCGGCCAAGCTTTGCCACATGGGCCACGTCACCCTGGAAAACCGCAACGGGCTGGTTGTCGACGCCACGCTGACCCATGCGACAGGAACCGCAGAGCGCGAGGCTGCACTGGATATGGTGGGCCGCATGGATGGTCGTCATCGCATCACATTGGCTGCAGACAAAGCCTACGATACGGCAGACTTCGTTGCCGCCTTGCGGGATATCAAGGTGACGCCACACGTTGCTCAGAACACGGCGAACCGACGCTCAGCCATCGATGGTCGTACCACCCATCACCCCGGCTACGCTGTCAGTCAGCGCATCCGAAAACGTATCGAAGAGGTATTCGGCTGGGCCAAGACCAGCGGCGGAATGCGCAAGACCCGCCATCGCGGAAAGGATCGCGTCGGTTGGATGTTCACCCTGACAGCGACGGCTTATAATCTGGTGAGGCTGCCAAAGCTGCTGACGACGGCATAA
- the carB gene encoding carbamoyl-phosphate synthase large subunit translates to MPKRQDLKSILIIGAGPIVIGQACEFDYSGTQACKALKEEGYRVILVNSNPATIMTDPGLADATYVEPITPEVVAKIIAKERPDALLPTMGGQTALNTALSLKRMGVLDRYNVEMIGAKPEAIDMAEDRALFREAMSRIGLETPKSLLANATEIKDIDRKLHVAERDKLKAQLSGAELDKALDALENTWNLGETDRKQRYMSHAMAIGAQALDTIGLPAIIRPSFTMGGTGGGIAYNRSEFFEIVNSGLDASPTTEVLIEESVLGWKEYEMEVVRDTADNCIIICSIENIDPMGVHTGDSITVAPALTLTDKEYQIMRNASIAVLREIGVETGGSNVQFAVNPANGRLVVIEMNPRVSRSSALASKATGFPIAKIAAKLAVGYTLDELDNDITGGATPASFEPSIDYVVTKIPRFAFEKFPGAGTTLTTAMKSVGEVMAIGRTFSESLQKALRGLETGLTGLDEIEIPGLEGTGDNRNAIRAAISTPTPDRLRMVGQALRMGMSEADVHDGSKIDPWFIAQLKAIVDMEARIREHGLPGDAENLRKLKAIGFSDARLATLSGKRPKEVAEIRNGLNVRPVFKRIDTCAAEFASPTAYMYSTYETPFNGAARSEALISDRKKVVILGGGPNRIGQGIEFDYCCCHAAFALKDAGYEAIMINCNPETVSTDYDTSDRLYFEPLTAEDVIEILKAEQENGELVGVIVQFGGQTPLKLAEALERNGIPILGTAPDMIDLAEDRDRFQKLLMKLDLNQPNNGIAYSVEQARIVASEIGFPLVVRPSYVLGGRAMQIIHSESMLQTYLLDTVPELVPEDIKQRYPNDKTGQINTLLGKNPLLFDSYLSNAIEVDVDCLSDGTNAYVAGIMEHIEEAGIHSGDSACSLPPRTLSNGMLDELERQAKAMAKALNVVGLMNVQFAIKDGTVYVLEVNPRASRTVPFVAKTIGAPIAKIAARVMAGEKLDASFAAYGEKPDPRKLKHIAVKEAVFPFARFPGVDILLGPEMRSTGEVIGLDTDFALAFAKAQLGAGVDLPRDGAVFVSVRDEDKERVLPAIRILTDIGFKVIATGGTQRFLAEKGIAATKVNKVQEGRPHIEDAIRNRQVQLVINTTDSNKAISDSKSLRRATLMQKVPYYTTMSGAEAAANAIKALKAGSLEVRPLQSYF, encoded by the coding sequence ATGCCCAAGCGCCAAGATTTGAAATCGATCCTCATCATCGGCGCGGGTCCGATCGTCATCGGCCAGGCTTGCGAGTTCGATTATTCCGGCACCCAGGCCTGCAAGGCGCTGAAGGAAGAGGGTTACCGGGTCATCCTGGTCAACTCCAACCCGGCGACTATCATGACCGACCCCGGCCTTGCCGATGCGACCTATGTCGAGCCGATCACCCCGGAAGTCGTCGCTAAGATCATCGCCAAGGAGCGCCCGGACGCACTCTTGCCAACCATGGGCGGCCAGACGGCGCTCAACACCGCGCTCTCCCTGAAGCGCATGGGCGTGCTCGACCGCTACAATGTCGAGATGATCGGCGCCAAGCCCGAGGCTATCGACATGGCCGAAGACCGGGCCCTGTTCCGCGAAGCGATGTCGCGCATCGGCCTCGAAACCCCGAAGTCGCTGCTGGCCAACGCCACCGAAATCAAGGATATCGACCGCAAGCTGCATGTTGCCGAGCGCGACAAGCTGAAGGCGCAGCTTTCCGGCGCGGAACTCGACAAGGCGCTGGACGCCCTGGAAAACACCTGGAACCTCGGCGAAACCGACCGCAAGCAGCGCTACATGAGCCACGCCATGGCGATCGGCGCGCAGGCGTTGGACACCATCGGCCTGCCGGCGATCATTCGTCCGTCCTTCACCATGGGCGGCACCGGCGGCGGTATTGCCTACAACCGCTCGGAATTCTTCGAGATCGTCAATTCCGGTCTCGACGCCTCTCCTACCACCGAAGTCCTGATCGAAGAATCTGTTCTCGGCTGGAAGGAATACGAGATGGAAGTTGTCCGCGACACCGCGGACAACTGCATCATCATCTGCTCGATCGAAAACATCGATCCGATGGGCGTTCACACCGGCGATAGTATCACGGTTGCCCCTGCCCTGACGCTGACCGACAAAGAATACCAGATCATGCGCAACGCATCGATCGCGGTGCTGCGCGAGATCGGCGTCGAAACCGGTGGCTCGAACGTACAGTTCGCCGTCAACCCCGCAAACGGCCGTCTGGTCGTCATCGAAATGAATCCGCGCGTCTCGCGCTCGTCTGCGCTTGCCTCGAAGGCGACCGGCTTCCCGATCGCCAAGATCGCCGCAAAGCTTGCTGTCGGCTACACGCTCGACGAACTGGACAACGACATCACCGGCGGCGCGACGCCTGCTTCGTTCGAACCGTCGATCGACTACGTCGTCACCAAGATCCCGCGCTTCGCCTTCGAGAAGTTCCCCGGCGCCGGCACCACGCTGACGACGGCGATGAAGTCGGTCGGTGAAGTCATGGCCATCGGCCGCACCTTCTCCGAATCGCTGCAGAAGGCGCTTCGCGGCCTTGAAACCGGCCTCACCGGCCTCGACGAGATCGAGATCCCTGGCCTCGAAGGCACCGGCGACAACCGCAACGCCATCCGCGCCGCCATCAGCACGCCGACGCCCGATCGTCTGCGCATGGTCGGCCAGGCGCTGCGCATGGGCATGAGCGAAGCCGATGTCCATGACGGCTCCAAGATCGATCCGTGGTTCATCGCCCAGCTCAAGGCAATCGTCGACATGGAGGCCCGTATCCGCGAACACGGCCTGCCGGGCGATGCCGAAAACCTGCGCAAGCTGAAGGCCATAGGATTCTCCGATGCTCGGCTTGCCACCCTCTCCGGCAAGCGTCCGAAAGAAGTGGCCGAGATACGCAACGGGCTGAATGTTCGCCCGGTCTTCAAGCGCATCGACACCTGCGCTGCCGAATTCGCCTCGCCGACCGCCTATATGTACTCGACCTACGAAACGCCCTTCAACGGCGCTGCGCGCTCGGAAGCCCTCATCTCCGACCGCAAGAAAGTCGTGATCCTCGGCGGCGGTCCCAACCGGATCGGCCAGGGCATCGAGTTCGACTATTGCTGCTGCCACGCCGCCTTCGCCCTGAAGGATGCCGGCTATGAAGCGATCATGATCAACTGCAACCCGGAAACCGTCTCGACTGATTACGACACCTCCGATCGCCTCTATTTCGAGCCATTGACGGCCGAAGACGTGATCGAGATTCTCAAGGCCGAGCAGGAAAACGGCGAACTGGTTGGCGTCATCGTCCAGTTCGGCGGCCAGACCCCGCTGAAGCTTGCCGAAGCGCTGGAGCGGAACGGCATCCCGATCCTCGGCACCGCGCCCGACATGATCGATCTTGCCGAAGACCGCGACCGTTTCCAGAAGCTCCTGATGAAGCTGGACCTCAACCAGCCGAACAACGGCATCGCCTACTCCGTCGAGCAGGCCCGCATCGTCGCGTCGGAAATCGGCTTCCCGCTGGTTGTTCGCCCGTCCTACGTTCTCGGCGGCCGCGCCATGCAGATCATCCATTCGGAATCGATGCTGCAGACATACCTGCTCGACACCGTGCCGGAACTGGTGCCGGAAGACATCAAGCAGCGCTATCCGAACGACAAGACCGGTCAGATCAATACCTTGCTCGGCAAGAACCCGCTGCTGTTCGACAGCTATCTCAGCAACGCCATCGAAGTCGATGTCGATTGCCTGTCCGATGGCACCAACGCCTATGTGGCCGGCATCATGGAGCATATCGAAGAGGCCGGCATTCACTCCGGAGACTCGGCGTGCTCACTTCCGCCGCGCACGCTGTCGAACGGGATGCTCGACGAGCTCGAGCGCCAGGCGAAAGCCATGGCCAAGGCGCTGAACGTCGTCGGCCTGATGAACGTGCAGTTCGCCATCAAGGACGGCACCGTTTACGTTCTTGAAGTCAACCCGCGCGCTTCGCGTACCGTGCCCTTCGTCGCCAAGACCATCGGCGCGCCGATCGCCAAGATCGCCGCCCGCGTCATGGCTGGCGAGAAGCTCGATGCGAGTTTCGCGGCCTATGGCGAAAAGCCCGATCCGCGCAAGCTGAAGCACATCGCGGTCAAGGAAGCCGTCTTCCCGTTTGCCCGCTTCCCCGGCGTCGACATCCTGCTCGGACCGGAAATGCGCTCGACTGGCGAAGTCATCGGCCTCGACACCGATTTTGCTCTCGCATTCGCCAAGGCCCAGCTCGGTGCCGGCGTTGATCTGCCGCGCGATGGCGCCGTGTTCGTCTCGGTGCGCGACGAGGACAAGGAGCGCGTGCTCCCGGCGATCCGCATCCTCACCGACATCGGCTTCAAGGTTATCGCCACCGGCGGCACCCAACGCTTCCTCGCCGAAAAGGGCATCGCTGCAACCAAGGTCAACAAGGTGCAGGAAGGCCGTCCGCACATCGAGGATGCGATCCGCAACCGCCAGGTCCAGCTCGTCATCAACACGACGGATAGTAACAAGGCGATCTCGGACTCCAAGTCCCTGCGCCGCGCGACCCTCATGCAGAAGGTGCCGTACTACACGACAATGTCCGGTGCCGAAGCAGCCGCCAACGCCATCAAGGCACTGAAGGCCGGAAGCCTCGAAGTCCGGCCGCTGCAGAGCTATTTCTGA
- a CDS encoding SDR family oxidoreductase, with the protein MVAKANPSNTMSPAKRTAEQQRDIQEQVAKADAKDRRAKSSRPKAMQAGARAYPVPPFPKQHLPKPGAEFKLDPAPLYEAPFYKGSGKLEGKVALITGGDSGIGRAVAVLFAREGADVAILHLAEGRDADDTVNAIEAEGRKAMAIPGDVKDKAFCQKAVAAVVEVFGTLDVLVNNAAFQVHTADVLDLTEEHFDETLRTNLYGYFFMVQAAVPHMKEGSAIVNTGSVTGLEGSKALLDYSMTKGGIHAFTRSLASQLTPKGIRVNAVAPGPVWTPLNPSDKEAEDVAHFGEDTPMKRPAQPEEIAPAYVFLASPQCSSYITGEILPIIGGY; encoded by the coding sequence ATGGTCGCCAAGGCAAACCCTTCGAACACGATGAGCCCGGCCAAGCGCACGGCGGAGCAGCAGCGGGATATACAAGAGCAGGTCGCCAAGGCCGATGCCAAGGACCGGCGGGCGAAATCGTCCCGTCCAAAGGCGATGCAGGCCGGCGCGAGAGCCTATCCCGTTCCCCCGTTTCCCAAGCAACATCTGCCAAAGCCCGGTGCCGAGTTCAAGCTCGATCCCGCTCCACTTTACGAGGCGCCCTTCTACAAGGGATCCGGCAAGCTGGAGGGCAAAGTTGCGCTGATCACGGGCGGTGATAGTGGTATCGGCCGTGCCGTTGCTGTTCTCTTCGCGCGGGAGGGCGCTGATGTCGCTATCCTGCATCTGGCGGAGGGACGCGATGCCGACGATACCGTGAATGCAATCGAGGCTGAAGGACGCAAGGCAATGGCGATCCCGGGAGATGTTAAGGACAAAGCGTTTTGTCAAAAGGCGGTTGCGGCCGTGGTCGAGGTCTTCGGAACGCTGGATGTGCTGGTCAATAACGCAGCCTTTCAGGTCCATACGGCCGACGTACTGGATCTGACGGAAGAACATTTCGATGAGACGCTGAGGACCAATCTCTATGGCTATTTCTTCATGGTGCAGGCCGCTGTCCCGCATATGAAGGAGGGCAGCGCAATCGTCAACACGGGCTCGGTGACCGGGCTGGAGGGTAGCAAGGCTCTCCTCGACTATTCGATGACCAAAGGCGGTATCCATGCCTTTACGCGCTCTCTTGCCAGCCAGCTGACACCCAAGGGCATTCGCGTCAACGCGGTGGCACCCGGGCCTGTCTGGACCCCGCTCAACCCTTCTGACAAAGAGGCGGAGGATGTGGCGCATTTCGGGGAGGATACACCGATGAAGCGCCCCGCTCAGCCTGAGGAAATCGCACCGGCCTATGTGTTCCTCGCCTCGCCGCAGTGCTCAAGCTATATCACCGGCGAGATATTGCCGATCATTGGCGGATATTGA
- the trxB gene encoding thioredoxin-disulfide reductase, producing the protein MTARHTKVLIIGSGPAGYTAAIYSARAMLNPVLIAGMEQGGQLMITTDVENYPGYADPVQGPWMMEQMLKQAQHVGAEIVNDLVTSVDFSVRPFKLTTDSGTDWTADVVVIATGAKAKWLGIETEHTFQGFGVSACATCDGFFYRNKDVIVVGGGNSAVEEALYLSNLAKTVTVVHRRDSFRSEKILQERLFAKENVKVLWDHEVTEYLGTPPKPPMPASVNGVKLRNTKTGATSDMPIDGVFVAIGHAPAVELFKDQLRLKPNGYLWTAPDSTATNIPGVFAAGDVTDDIYRQAITAAGMGCMAALEAEKFLAGHMPVAIAAE; encoded by the coding sequence ATGACTGCCCGTCACACCAAAGTTCTCATCATCGGCTCCGGCCCGGCCGGCTACACAGCTGCGATCTATTCGGCGCGTGCCATGCTCAACCCGGTGCTCATCGCCGGCATGGAACAGGGCGGCCAGCTGATGATCACCACGGATGTGGAAAACTATCCCGGTTATGCCGATCCGGTCCAGGGTCCGTGGATGATGGAGCAGATGCTGAAGCAGGCGCAGCATGTTGGCGCCGAGATCGTCAACGATCTCGTCACCAGCGTCGATTTCTCCGTGCGCCCCTTCAAGCTGACCACCGACAGCGGCACCGACTGGACGGCCGACGTCGTCGTCATCGCCACCGGCGCCAAGGCGAAGTGGCTGGGCATCGAGACGGAACATACCTTCCAGGGTTTTGGCGTGTCGGCCTGCGCCACCTGTGACGGCTTCTTCTATCGCAACAAGGACGTGATCGTCGTTGGTGGTGGCAACTCCGCTGTTGAGGAGGCCCTCTATCTCTCCAACCTCGCAAAGACCGTGACCGTCGTTCACCGCCGCGACAGCTTCCGTTCGGAAAAGATCCTGCAGGAACGCCTGTTCGCCAAGGAAAACGTCAAGGTGCTCTGGGACCACGAGGTCACCGAATATCTGGGCACGCCACCCAAGCCGCCGATGCCGGCCTCGGTCAACGGCGTCAAACTGCGCAACACCAAGACCGGTGCGACCAGCGACATGCCGATCGATGGCGTCTTCGTGGCCATCGGCCATGCGCCGGCCGTCGAGCTTTTCAAGGACCAGCTGCGCCTGAAACCGAACGGTTACCTCTGGACCGCACCGGATTCGACCGCGACCAATATTCCCGGCGTTTTTGCTGCAGGCGACGTCACCGACGACATCTACCGGCAGGCGATTACCGCCGCCGGCATGGGCTGCATGGCGGCCCTCGAGGCGGAAAAGTTTCTGGCGGGCCACATGCCTGTCGCAATTGCAGCCGAATAG
- a CDS encoding glycosyl transferase has product MGIDRPFARKVWKLGSRLILGKKRAHAQDWLPHLRLEQRNDDAFDAIRFRGQRVATLTPLDEWKQLATNEIFVVGSGPSIKSTDVSKIPPHSAVLLNGAMALMDQGLPAPLAIAVEDERFVYRHFERFLAPLRCDIPCLLSVAVMRAICELKQDWLAERKILLIDSIAKPYGRDARSIDELETLPFVCFNGDHSAGFSVAPEKGVFQGGSVAVSAVQFAVACRPEMIGFVGVDISNADMPRFYEGKENAAFSGIARAEERILKHLDFASEIAGGSGIAFTNFSRISALGKCGIPFSDRLEKS; this is encoded by the coding sequence ATGGGGATTGATAGGCCGTTTGCTCGCAAGGTATGGAAGCTGGGCAGTCGGCTGATACTCGGGAAAAAACGCGCCCACGCACAGGACTGGTTGCCGCATCTTCGTCTGGAACAGCGAAACGACGATGCGTTCGATGCGATCCGATTTCGCGGCCAGCGCGTTGCGACGCTGACCCCGCTCGATGAATGGAAGCAACTGGCGACAAATGAAATTTTCGTCGTCGGTTCCGGCCCTTCAATCAAATCGACCGATGTCAGCAAGATACCTCCCCATTCGGCAGTTCTTCTGAATGGCGCCATGGCGCTCATGGATCAGGGGTTGCCCGCTCCGCTTGCGATCGCGGTGGAGGACGAACGCTTTGTCTATCGGCATTTTGAGCGATTCCTGGCACCATTGAGGTGTGACATCCCCTGCCTGCTCTCCGTCGCTGTCATGCGTGCGATCTGTGAACTGAAGCAGGATTGGCTGGCCGAAAGGAAAATTCTGCTCATTGATAGCATCGCTAAGCCTTACGGGCGTGATGCCCGAAGCATTGACGAGTTGGAGACGCTGCCGTTCGTTTGTTTCAACGGCGATCATAGCGCCGGCTTTTCTGTCGCTCCGGAAAAGGGCGTGTTTCAAGGAGGATCCGTCGCGGTATCGGCGGTGCAATTCGCTGTTGCCTGTCGTCCTGAAATGATTGGATTTGTCGGCGTGGATATTTCCAACGCTGATATGCCCCGTTTCTATGAGGGTAAGGAAAACGCAGCGTTTTCAGGAATTGCGCGCGCAGAAGAGCGTATCCTCAAACACCTTGATTTCGCCAGCGAGATTGCGGGGGGAAGCGGTATAGCTTTCACGAATTTTTCCCGAATTTCGGCATTGGGAAAATGTGGAATTCCCTTCAGCGACCGATTGGAAAAAAGCTGA